The Mangrovimonas cancribranchiae nucleotide sequence TTTATAGGTGATGTAAATAGATATAATGTACCATTTTGTGCTAAAAACGGACTATCGTCTTCATACTTAAGAATACTAGAAAAACGATTCCCAGTGACGTTATAAAAACTGTTAACCTTAGGGTATTGAAAGTTATCTACTTTATTGTTAAATACATTTAAAAAAGTAGGATGATCGTAATTTATAGTCGTAATTCTTTTTTCGGCAGATAATAGCTTAGTCAACTTTGTGCCATAAGGTGCTAGTAGACTGTTATAAGTAGCTAATTGTCCTGTTTTATTTGGAATTAAAATAACATGTCCGCCATTTTGAGTAAAGGTATTTATCGAATTTATTAAAGGTGTTGGTAGACTCTCAATTTCATTAAGAATAATAAGATGTTGCGATTCTATGTCGCTATAGTTTAGGCGTTCTAAATTAGTAATTGTAAGGTTGAATTCATCTTTAGAAAAAATACGCTTAAGAAAGTTACTGTCTGTTTCTGCTACAGCAAGTACATTAATTTTTTTTGAAGTATTAATGTTAAAGTAAAGCGTGTTGTCAAATTGTAGGCTAGTATCATCAATACTAATTTTGCCTTGTAAATTATTGCTTTTATTAATAGAGAAAACAGCAGTATTAGCTTCGTTTAAGTTTACAGAGGTTTTGGCTATTAATTTGTTATTATTAAATAGAGATACAGGAATAAGGTCTGCATTAGAATTATTACTATTTACAAGTGCTGTTAATTCAATTAAAGACGGTGTTTCTTTAGAAATATAAAGCGAATCTATAATTAAGTTATTGGTCGATTCTGGAATTAATTGTACCGCTTTAAACGCAATATTATCATTTGGTTTTGGTTTAAATAAATCGTCTTTCAGCTGAAAGTCTGAAATAAAGATGAAGTTTTTAATACTGTTTTCAGAATTATTAAATAGCTTTTCACCTTTTAAGTAAGCTGCTTCATAACTGAGTTGATTGTTGGTGTAGTCTAATTGAAGTAATTCCTTTTTAACACCGTTTATGGTCGTGTTTTTAAATGTGGCATTATTTGTAAAAACAGACACATTATTAGAATTAGAACTTTGAGAAATTAAATCCTGTACAGCACGTTTAAATAATTCACCTTGTTTTCCTTTAGCTTGCATACTATAGGAATTGTCTAGGTATATAACTGTTTCCAGTGGCTTGTTTAAGGCATTAGACTTAGACGTATATGGTTGTGCAAAAGCAATAATTATGGCAGTTAACAAGCATAATCGGCTTAATAAAATCAACCATTTTTTTAATTGAGAACTTTTTCTAGTTTGAAGTTTAACCTTTTTTAGAAAAGCAACATTGGTAAACGCTTGTTTCTTAAACTTACGTAATTGAAATAAATGAACAATAACAGGAATAATAAGAGCAAAAAGTGCGTATAAAATTTCCGGGTGTTTAAATTGCATTCCAGTTAGGTTTAATACAAAAATAACGTTTACACTTAAATTGAAAACCTTTTAACAACAAATTAGTTTTTAGCAGAAAAAAAAGTAATCGTCCATTGCAGTCATTTTTAAATCATTAAAATAGGTCTTTATTATAGTTTGTTGCTTTGTATTGGCAACAGTTATAATACTTTGCGGATTTTCTAGCTGCTTAAGATACTCGAAAGGCAACATAGGTTGCTTGTACACTTTTTTATTTATTTTATTAGGGTTGTTACAAATCCAGAAAAAGGGAATGTTTTTGCTAATTAAGCTTTTAGCTATATGTTTTCCTTTAAATCCTGCGCCCCAAATGGCTAAAGGTCTCTTGTTATCGTAATCTATTTCTAAAAAATAGTTAAGCTTGATATCTAAAAAGTAATTTTGAGCGTAATGTTCGTGAGTTCTTGACGTACGAGAACCATAATCACGCCAATGATGCAAAATAGTATCACAAGGAATACATGTTAAACCATATTTATAAAACCTGAAAGTTAAATCATAATCTTCTGGATAGCGATTTGGGTTAAATGCTTCACAGTGTAATAAGTCGCTTTTATAAACCATCCAACAAGGGGAAGGAATAACACATTCTTTATAAATTTCAGAAAAATTGCGTCCTTTCATGGTAAGTTTATTAAGCCATTTCTCATATTTTAAATACCCGTTACTTATACCAGTTTCATTAAAATACCTAACAAGTCCTAATGCGACATGACTTTTACCGTGTTTTACTAGACTTTCTCTAAGTTTTTCAAGCTTATAGTTTGGCATAATATCGTCACTATCCATGCGTGTAATAAGCTCTCCGTTGGCTTTAGACAATGCAAATCGTAAAGCTTCAATAATACCAACGCCATCCGATTTAAACAATTTTATACGGTTATCGAGTTCGGCATAAGCCTTTACAACTTCATAACTATTATCTGTAGAGCCATCATCAACAATAATAAGTTCCCAGTTTGTATACGTTTGTTTTAGAATAGATTCTATACATTCTGGAAGGTATTTGGTAGTGTTTTTAAAAGGCGTAAGGATACTAATAAGATTGTTCTGCATGTTCACGAAGATAATAATTTACGCTTTTAACAAAATCTTAAGGATAATAAATGTAACACATAATATTTTTGAGCGTCAACTAAACATATTAAAAACCGTAAAACATGAAAAAAACATTTGCTATTTTAAGCATTAGCACACTTTTAGTCGCTTGTGGCTCTTCAAATAAAGTTGCCGATGATTTAGCTGTAAGCACACCAATTGCTTCAAAAATCGATTTAACTAAGGTTGAGAACGATCAAGTGCCCGTAACTATTAATCCAGGACGATTTACTGCCGAAACAGTAACATACCGTTTGCCAAAAGTAGTTCAAGGAACATATTCGGTAAGTGATTTTGGAAAATATATAGACAACTTAAAAGCTTTTGACTATGATGGAAATGAGCTTACTGTTGAAAAAAACGATACCAATACATGGACTATTGCTAACGCAAAGAGTCTAGATTTTATTACTTATTTAGCAAATGATACTTTCGATCAAGAAGTAACAGGAGGCATAGGAGGCGATGTACCTTTTTCACCAGCAGGGACAAATATAGAGCCAGATAATTATGTACTAAACTTACATGGTTTTATAGGGTATTTCGATTCGCTTAAAAACAATCAGTACAAATTAGATGTTGTATCTCCAGCCGATTTTGTTAGAACTTCAGCATTGCAAAATGTAGCAGAAACCACTTCTGCCGATGGTAACACAGTTACTACAAGTTATTTTGCACCGCGTTATTTCGATATTACAGATAACCCAATGATGTACGGAAAACTAGATGTTGAAGAATTTCAAGTAGGTGATATTAAAATTGTATTAAGCGTTTATTCTCCTAATAAAACGCATACGGCTGCTCAGATAAAAGAGACCATTAATAAAATGATGCAAGCACAGAAAACCTATTTAGGCGATATTAACAGCACACCACGTTACGATATTTATTTATACTTATCTCGCGGCGACGAAAAATCACCTAAAGGATTTGGTGCTTTAGAACATCATACATCAACAGTAGTAGTTATGCCAGAAGCTATGCCATTTAACGCGCTTTCTGCAAGTATGACAGATGTAGTGTCTCATGAATTTTTTCATATTGTAACGCCATTAAGTGTACATTCTGAAGACGTGCATTATTTTGATTATAATAACCCAACGTTCTCTAAGCATTTATGGATGTACGAAGGTGTAACCGAATATTTTGCAACACTTTTTCAAGTAGACCAAGGTTTAGTTAGCAACGATGATTTTTACACTAAAATCATGGATAAAATTAAAACCTCAAGAGGTTTAGATGATACTATGAGTTTCACTATAATGAGTGAAAATATTTTAGATGAACCTTATGCGAGTAACTATTACAATGTGTACCAAAAAGGGGCTTTAATAGGTATGTGTATCGATATTTTAATGCGTGAAGAAAGTAATGGAAATCGTGGTATTTTATCGCTAATGAAAGAACTTTCTATGAAATATGGT carries:
- a CDS encoding peptidase M61; its protein translation is MKKTFAILSISTLLVACGSSNKVADDLAVSTPIASKIDLTKVENDQVPVTINPGRFTAETVTYRLPKVVQGTYSVSDFGKYIDNLKAFDYDGNELTVEKNDTNTWTIANAKSLDFITYLANDTFDQEVTGGIGGDVPFSPAGTNIEPDNYVLNLHGFIGYFDSLKNNQYKLDVVSPADFVRTSALQNVAETTSADGNTVTTSYFAPRYFDITDNPMMYGKLDVEEFQVGDIKIVLSVYSPNKTHTAAQIKETINKMMQAQKTYLGDINSTPRYDIYLYLSRGDEKSPKGFGALEHHTSTVVVMPEAMPFNALSASMTDVVSHEFFHIVTPLSVHSEDVHYFDYNNPTFSKHLWMYEGVTEYFATLFQVDQGLVSNDDFYTKIMDKIKTSRGLDDTMSFTIMSENILDEPYASNYYNVYQKGALIGMCIDILMREESNGNRGILSLMKELSMKYGKNKPFEDDKILEEIIAMTYPSVGNFLNTHVVGDVPINYNDFFEKVGLEMGESKVKTNYIQNAGTLIVSANAQAGTIFFTEAVKENSFWNEHGVQPNDVIKAIDGEEVTLQNAQTIFQKVFMWQPGTDMEMTLLRDGKEVTIKETLEQSYTTGRTLKEKENATDAQIALRNAWLKG
- a CDS encoding glycosyltransferase family 2 protein, with product MQNNLISILTPFKNTTKYLPECIESILKQTYTNWELIIVDDGSTDNSYEVVKAYAELDNRIKLFKSDGVGIIEALRFALSKANGELITRMDSDDIMPNYKLEKLRESLVKHGKSHVALGLVRYFNETGISNGYLKYEKWLNKLTMKGRNFSEIYKECVIPSPCWMVYKSDLLHCEAFNPNRYPEDYDLTFRFYKYGLTCIPCDTILHHWRDYGSRTSRTHEHYAQNYFLDIKLNYFLEIDYDNKRPLAIWGAGFKGKHIAKSLISKNIPFFWICNNPNKINKKVYKQPMLPFEYLKQLENPQSIITVANTKQQTIIKTYFNDLKMTAMDDYFFFC
- a CDS encoding BatA domain-containing protein → MQFKHPEILYALFALIIPVIVHLFQLRKFKKQAFTNVAFLKKVKLQTRKSSQLKKWLILLSRLCLLTAIIIAFAQPYTSKSNALNKPLETVIYLDNSYSMQAKGKQGELFKRAVQDLISQSSNSNNVSVFTNNATFKNTTINGVKKELLQLDYTNNQLSYEAAYLKGEKLFNNSENSIKNFIFISDFQLKDDLFKPKPNDNIAFKAVQLIPESTNNLIIDSLYISKETPSLIELTALVNSNNSNADLIPVSLFNNNKLIAKTSVNLNEANTAVFSINKSNNLQGKISIDDTSLQFDNTLYFNINTSKKINVLAVAETDSNFLKRIFSKDEFNLTITNLERLNYSDIESQHLIILNEIESLPTPLINSINTFTQNGGHVILIPNKTGQLATYNSLLAPYGTKLTKLLSAEKRITTINYDHPTFLNVFNNKVDNFQYPKVNSFYNVTGNRFSSILKYEDDSPFLAQNGTLYLFTSPINLQNSTFQNSPLIVPTLYNIGTQSLKTPPLYNNLDVLTTFDVPISLNQDDVLTLELNDKKYIPQQQSYANKVTLTTNNYLTLAGVYNVVHNNKTIQQISYNSLREESQLTYQDLTVFEDLKTYNSVPKVLSDIKSETNINELWKWFVIFAMAFVLIEMLLLKYLK